The following are encoded together in the Phragmites australis chromosome 19, lpPhrAust1.1, whole genome shotgun sequence genome:
- the LOC133900928 gene encoding lysM domain receptor-like kinase 4, which produces MAAFHALTASSFMFLLFFFLLSSGFAPRARAQQPYGFEIADCPNQHNASGLLGYFCGGGGAPSCATYLTFNARPPYADLASVAALLGADAADLAAANSVGETATLAPGTKVLVPATCSCTATAEGRFYQRNATYVARSGDTLFIIANNTFQGLSTCQAVQAQGLGGAPATSLLAGQALAVPLRCACPSAAQAAAGARFLVSYLVEEFDDLSAVAARFGVDTQTVAVANELQAPYTIYPYTTLLIPVKSQPNISQLQSPPPPPPPPPVVAPPPAKKSSNHVGVYVGVGVAVAVVAVIASAGAFLALRARRRRAGAVLATSKLAKKEGNGNDKSTSSVVTGGEFSVSFSDAFSSISVSHIKSSLKVYTYAELMTATNDFSPDCRIGGSVYRAVFNGDAAAVEVVDRDVSTEVEIMRKINHLNLIRLIGLCHHRGQWYLVTEYAEHGALRDRLLAGGTGAAAPLSWAQRVQVSLDVAEGLRYLHEYASPPCVHMDVSSGSVLLAGAGPRAKLRSFGAARAITNNSSGEVLFTMTSRIAGTRGYIAPEYLEHGVVSPKADVYSLGVVLLELVTGKDVEELVGAGVGDPFAALRELAEEHDNDGDAVLQRLEELVDPAMPAGSCPKDAVIMMVKLIERCVRRDAASRPSTGEVAQRLLKLSGVSAVSWQRSPESPRSSGSGKGLIY; this is translated from the coding sequence ATGGCCGCGTTCCATGCTCTGACTGCCTCCTCGTTCATGTTCCtgttgttcttcttcctcctctccagcGGGTTTGCGCCGCGAGCCCGGGCACAGCAGCCCTATGGCTTTGAGATCGCTGACTGCCCCAACCAGCACAACGCATCTGGTTTGCTTGGCTActtctgcggcggcggcggcgcgccatCATGCGCGACCTACCTCACCTTCAATGCCCGCCCGCCCTACGCCgacctcgcctccgtcgcggCGCTCCTCGGCGCCGACGCCGCGGACCTCGCCGCGGCCAACTCTGTCGGGGAGACGGCAACGCTCGCGCCGGGCACCAAGGTGCTCGTCCCGGCGACCTGCTCCTGCACGGCCACGGCGGAGGGGCGGTTCTACCAGCGAAACGCGACGTACGTAGCGCGCTCCGGCGACACGCTGTTCATCATCGCCAACAACACGTTCCAGGGCCTGTCCACGTGCCAGGCGGTCCAGGCGCAGGGCCTCGGCGGTGCGCCAGCGACGAGCCTCCTCGCGGGCCAGGCGCTCGCCGTGCCGCTCCGGTGCGCATGCCCGAGCGCCGCGCAGGCCGCGGCGGGGGCGAGGTTCCTGGTGAGCTACCTTGTGGAGGAGTTCGACGACCTCAGCGCCGTGGCCGCGCGGTTCGGCGTCGACACCCAGACCGTCGCGGTGGCCAACGAGCTGCAGGCACCGTACACTATCTACCCTTACACCACCCTGCTCATCCCCGTCAAGTCCCAGCCTAACATATCGCAGCTacagtcgccgccgccgccgcctcccccacCGCCGGTGGTAGCGCCTCCTCCGGCCAAGAAGAGTAGTAACCATGTCGGAGTTTACGTCGGCGTTGGAGTGGCAGTGGCGGTCGTCGCTGTCATTGCCTCTGCCGGAGCTTTTCTTGCTCtgagggcgaggaggaggcgagccGGCGCAGTTCTGGCTACGAGCAAACTGGCCAAGAAGGAAGGTAATGGCAACGACAAGTCAACGTCGTCGGTGGTCACAGGCGGCGAGTTCTCCGTGTCGTTCAGCGACGCGTTCTCCAGCATTTCCGTGTCGCACATCAAGTCCTCCCTGAAGGTGTACACCTACGCGGAGCTCATGACGGCGACCAACGACTTCAGTCCGGACTGCCGCATCGGCGGGTCGGTATACCGCGCGGTCTTCAAcggcgacgccgccgccgtcgaggtGGTCGACCGGGACGTGTCGACGGAGGTGGAGATCATGAGGAAGATCAACCACCTCAACCTGATCCGTCTCATCGGCCTCTGCCACCACCGCGGCCAGTGGTACCTCGTCACCGAGTACGCCGAGCACGGCGCGCTCCGGGaccgcctcctcgccggcggcaCGGGCGCGGCCGCGCCGCTGAGCTGGGCGCAGAGGGTGCAGGTCTCCCTCGACGTCGCCGAGGGGCTCCGGTACCTGCACGAGTACGCGAGCCCGCCGTGCGTGCACATGGATGTCAGCAGCGGCAGCGTCCTCCTCGCCGGCGCGGGCCCCCGCGCCAAGCTCCGGAGCTTCGGCGCCGCCAGGGCCATCACGAACAACAGCAGCGGCGAGGTGCTGTTTACAATGACAAGCCGCATCGCCGGGACGCGCGGGTACATTGCGCCGGAGTACCTGGAACACGGCGTGGTGTCGCCCAAGGCCGACGTGTACTCCCTCGGCGTCGTGCTCCTGGAGCTCGTCACCGGGAAGGACGTCGAGGAGCTGGTGGGCGCCGGCGTGGGCGACCCATTCGCCGCCTTACGTGAGCTGGCCGAGGAACACGACAACGACGGTGACGCCGTGCTGCAGAGGCTGGAGGAGCTCGTGGACCCAGCGATGCCGGCGGGGAGCTGCCCCAAGGACGCCGTCATCATGATGGTAAAACTGATCGAGAGGTGCGTCCGGCGCGACGCGGCGAGCCGGCCGAGCACGGGGGAGGTGGCGCAGCGCCTTCTGAAGCTCTCCGGCGTCTCGGCGGTCAGTTGGCAGAGATCGCCGGAGTCGCCCCGGAGCTCCGGCAGCGGAAAAGGCCTGATCTACTAG